The genomic DNA CGCGTGCCGATCACCGCCAAGATGGTCGCCAACATCATCACCCGTGCCGGCGCCGACCGCGTCCTAACGATGGACCTGCACGCGGCTCAAATCCAAGGCTTCTTCGACGTCCCCGTCGATCACCTCTACGCCGCCCCGGTGCTCAACCAACACTTCCTGGAACAGAACATCAACCCCGATGATCTTGTTGTCGTCAGCCCCGACGAAGGGAGCATCAAGCGGGCCGTTGGCCACAAGGAACGCCTGGGCGGTCATCTGGCAATCGTCGACAAACGTCGCAGTAGCGCGACCGAGGTCAAACAAGACACGATCATCGGCTCAAGTGTTGAAGGGAAGATCTGTTTGATGTTCGACGACATGATCAGCACCGCCGGATCGATTTGTGGGGCCGCTTCGTTGGTGCATCAGTGGGGTGCGAAAGAGATTCACGTTGCGGCCACCCACGGTATCTTCTCTGGCCCCGCGATCGAACGCATCAAGGCCTCACCGATCGACAGCATCGTGATCACCGACACGATTCCGCTGACGCCCGGTAAGATGTTGCCCAACATCAAAGTCCGCTCGGTTGCGATCTTCCTAGCCGAAGCAATCAAGCGGATCCACAACGATCAATCGATCAGCGCGATGTTCCGCAACAAAAAGTAAACCATCGCTCTCCCCGTACTCCGCGAAGCACAAGGCGCCCGCCCACCATGCCGCTCCAGATCGAACACGTCTGCCAGTCGCTGGCCGCGGTCGCTCCGCTGCGACTGGCCGAATCGTGGGACAACGTGGGGCTGTTGATCGGCGATCGCCGACGCGATTGCCGGCGCGTGATGACCTGCTTGACGATCACCCCCGACGTCGTTGCCGAAGCGACCGACCAACAGGTCGATCTGATCGTCGCGCACCATCCATTGCCCTTCAAACCGATCGCTCGGCTGACCACCGACTCGACGGCCAGCGGAATGGTGCTGGAACTGGCGGCCCATCGGATCGCCGTCTACAGCGCCCACACAGCGTTTGATTCGGCCCGGCGTGGGATCAACCAACAATTGGCCGAAGGCTTGCAGTTGACCGACATCGCTCCTCTGCAAACCGATCCGGCCGACACTTCGGAGACGCCCGACGGGAGTGGTCGTTATGGCCGCGTGGCAGCGACGACGCTGGAACAGATCATGCGTCGCGCCGCCGACTTTCTGAAACTGCCCAACGTCCGCTACGTCGGCGATCCCGACGCCGCGGTCACCAAAGTCGCCTTGGCCTGTGGCAGCGGCGGATCGTTTCTGGACGCCGCCCGCCGCAAGGGCTGCGATTGCATGCTCACCGGCGAATCCAACTTTCACGGCTGCCTAGAGGCCCAATCGCAGGGGATCGGGCTGATCCTGGTCGGGCATTACGCCAGCGAACGCTTTGCGATGGAACAACTGGCCGACCACCTGATTCAAGAGCACGACGAGCTTACCGTCTGGGCAAGCCGCAGCGAATCGGACCCATTGCGCCAGTTTTCTCTATAGCGAATCGTCCGATTTCTGCGATCCGCCCGATCGGCTGCGTTTGACCTTCGGCCGCTCCGGTCTAGAATGCGGTCAGCGAACACTGGCTGCGTTCCTACCATGCTTACAGCGAGATCGAATTCGCCCAGCCGTTGCCCGCACCACTGGGAGCGCTGGCCATTCGATCCTCTCGCTCGTTCATCCGCTCCACGAAGGAAATCCAATGACAGCTCCAGACAAGTGGCTATGTGCCCTTCCGGTCTACAACGAAGTCAACTTTGTCGATGAAGTCCTGGATAACGTGGCCAATTACGCAGCGAATATCTTGGTCGTCGACGATGGTTCCAACGACGGCACCGACGCCCGGCTGGCCCAGCGAACCGACGTCACGGTCGTTCGGCACCCCGAAAATCGTGGCTACGGCGCGGCCCTGACCACAGCCTTTGAATACGCGATCGACAACGGGTACGACGTCGTCGTCACGATCGATTGCGACGGCCAGCACCAACCGGTGCGGATCCCCGATTTTGTCGCCGCGGCCAGCCAAGCCGACATCGTTTCGGGCAGCCGCTATCTGAAGATGTCCGAAGACGACGACGCGCCGCCGGAAGAGCGGATGTTGATCAATCGCAAGATCACTCAACAATTGAACCGTCGTCTGGGACTGAAGCTGACCGATGCGTTCTGCGGTTTCAAAGCCTATCGCGTCGACGCGTTGCGGAAGCTGCGGATCACCGATCCTGGGTATGCGATGCCGTTGCAATTGTGGGTCGAAGCGGCATTGGCCGATCTGTCGGTCGTCGAACTCGCCGTCCCGCGAATCTACTTGGATCTCAGCCGTTCGTTTGGCGGATCGTTGGACCACGCGGAAACCCGGCTGGCGTATTATAATCGTGTCCTGGAAGATGCGATTACGTCGGCCTGTCGTGAAGGTCGCAAGCTGCCCCGACGCCGAGAACTGTGCCCCGACGCGTGACCACGATCAACGAAGAACCCTATCGATCCTACCGCGTGCCGCGGGCCCACCGCGATTGGTTGATCGACCCGCCGCTGGATGCGAACGCCGATGCGTTGGCAGAAAATTTGCGCAACGCCGCCGATTGGAACCTGCAGATCGGGGGCCAGTCGATCGCGTCGTTTCGCAAACGCGCACGCCATGAATTGATCCACACCGCGATCGATTACGTCTCTTCGTATCGCGATCTGCCCAACATCTGTTCCAGTTGTTCGACCGATCGGCCATTGGTCATGGCCGGTCATCAACCCGAACTGTTCCATCCGGGCGTCTGGTTCAAGAACTTTGTCCTCTCCCAGTTGGGACAGTCGCTGTCGACGATGGCGATCAATCTGATTGTCGACAACGATATCTGCCGCGCTCGATCGATCCGAGTCCCGACGCTGCGCAGCGGCAAACCGGCGACCGAGACGATCGCTTTTGATCGTCCTTCCGCCGTCGTCCCCTACGAAATGGCGGATATCGACGACCGCGAGGCGTTCCAAACGTTCGGCCGCCGCGTCGCGCGAACGATCGCTCCCCTGGTCGACCATCCCTGCATCGAACAACTGTGGCCCGAAGCGGTCCAAGCGGCAGATCGGACCGGCAACATCGGACTTTCGCTGGCGCAATCGCGTCACCAAATCGAATCACAACTGGGACTATCGACGCTCGAGGTTCCGTTGAGCCGATTGTGCGAAGGCCCCGCGTTTTGCGAGTTTGTGCTCCATCTGATCCGCGAACTACCACGGCTGCACGATTGTTACAACGAATCGGTCGTCGCCTACCGGATCGCGCATCACATCCGCAGCAACTCCCACCCCGTGCCCGAGCTCGCTTGCCGCGACGGTTGGTACGAAGCGCCGCTGTGGATCTACGACGAAACGAATCGCCAACGCCGGGCGCTCTTCGCGCGAGTCAGCGACGAAAAGATCGAGCTGAGCGATTTGGCATCGACGCATTTGACGATCTCCAATCATGGCGATCCCTCCGCGACGGCAGCGGAACTGCTTGAGCGACTTCAGAATAACGTGCGGCTTCGTCCCCGCGCGTTGGTCACGACGATGTACGCTCGACTGGTCCTGTCGGATCTGTTCCTGCACGGCATCGGTGGCGGCAAATACGACCAATTAAACGATACGATCATCCGCCGTTTCTTCGACATCGCGCCACCGCACTTCACCGTCCTCTCGGCAACCTTCACTCCGCTGGGCGAATCGGTTGGAAGTGATGACGCCAGTTCGGATCAACTGCGTCAATCGATCCGCCGCACGCGATTTCAGCCCGAACATTTTGCCGATCAAGCCGATCTGCCGATCGATCTGGTGCAGGAGAAGCGTGAACTGTTGAGCGACATCCCGCCGCGTGGCGACAAACAGTCGTGGCATGATCGGATCACCGCGATCAACACCGACCTGTCGGCTCGTCTGGATGACCTCCGCTGGCAACTGGCCGATCAATTGAACCAGGTCAATCGTCGCGAAGCGCAACGACGCCTGCTCTCATCGCGCGACTATTCGTTTTGCATCTACCCGTTGCAGGAGATGGGAGAGATGTTTGCCGCCATCGCGCGCGGCGAAGCGAATCCCCTTGGCCAGCAAGAGGTCGCGACGACGCCGCGGCACGCTTGATCCTGCCGCCGGTCACAGCCAACGTCTGCTCGCATGAACCGAATCCTGCACTCGCAATCGCAACACAACCTGCAGTCTCGCGACGGATGGGATTGTGCTCGCGAGCACCGCCGCCGCGTGATGGCGATGCTGTTGGATAACGCTTCGCCATCGAAGCGCTTGTGCGTTCTAGGAGCCGGAAATTGCAACGACATCGAACTCCCCGAACTCGCCGATGCCTATCGCGAAGTCGTGCTAGTCGATCTCGACGGCGATGCGATGTTGCGTGGAGTGGAGAAACAATTCTCTGGCGCCTCGTCGCCACAGCGGACTGCAAAAATCAAAACCGTCGTCGGCGACCTGACTGGAATTTCAGAGCTGTTGTCGCAAGCTGTCGATGCGCCGCAGGATGTCGATTCGATCGTCGCTGCGATCGAAGACCGATTGCAGCAACCGCCCGACGCCTTGCGGACGGAGCGTTTCGATACGGTCGCGTCGGTCTGTCTGTTGAGCCAGTTGGTCCATAGCGTCACCGAAACGATCGGGGCACACGCACAGTTGCTGTCGATCGTTCAAGCGGTCCGGCAACAACATCTGCATCTGTTGCGACATCTGATGCAGCCCGGCGGCCGCGGAATCTTGATCACCGATTTCGTTTCATCGCTGACCGCGCCCCAGCTGCCTCATGTTCCGAGCGACCAAATGCCGCAATACGTTCGACAATTGCTGAACCAACAAAACTTCTTTACCGGTCTGAATCCGGCGGTACTCGCCCACCAAATGCAAACCGATTCGCAATTTGCCGACGGACTGCAGCGATTGCAATCGACATCCCCTTGGATTTGGGACTTCGGACCGCGACAGTATGCGGTGTGTGGATTTCAGTTCGACACCCGCCGCGACGCCCCGCCGGACGCGAGCCCTCAACCACCGCAAAGAAACAACGATGTCTGATTCCGCCCGCTGCTGCAGCCTGCCTCTGCGGTTGATCCTGCCGTTGATGTTGCTTGCCTTATTGGTTCGCGGTGGCGTGATGGCGTGGCGGTACGATCATTTGCAGCAGGATCCCGACGCCTACCGCTTGCTCGCGGAGAACCTTGCCAATCACAACGTCTATGGTCAAGTCGACGCCGACGGGCAAGCGCGTCCCACCGCCTTCCGGCCTCCCGGTTATCCGTGGCTGCTCTCTTGGTTCGTCACCGACGGACAACTCGGTTCGCCAGCAGCGGCCGCGCTCAATCTGGCCTTTGGTTTGGCAACGGTTGGCCTAGTCTTCGCGATCGGATCGCGGCTGCAGTCCCAGGCGACGGGCTTTGTCGCCGCGGCATTGGTTGCGATCGATCCGATCCTGCTGGGTCAATCGACGCTGGTGATGACCGAAACGCTTGCGACGATGTTGGCTGCGCTGATCTGGTGGCAGTTTCTCCGCAACGAAGCGACGCTGCAGCCTGCCGGCACCTCAACGTCAACGCTTGCCTGGTCGCTGGCACTAGCCGTCGGCTTGGCCGCGGGGTTCTTCTGCCGGCCGGTCTTTATCGTCTGGGCCGCCTGGATGTTGCTGATGCTGTTCCTGCGAGGCCGACGTCAAGTCGGACGAACGGCGATCACGATCGCAACCGTTGGATTGGTGATGCTCCTTGCCGTCGGTGGCTGGACGTGGCGGAACCAATCGGTGATGGGCAAACCGATCTGGGCGACAACGCATGGCGGATACACGCTGCTGCTGGGGAACAATCCTTCGTTTTACGAATACCTTGCTGAAGCAAAGGTCGGCGAGAAGTGGGACGCTGCATTTTTTCACCGACGGTGGGCCGATCGTTTCTCCGCCGACCCACGGGAGCCAGCCTTCTGGACCGCCGAAACGATCGACACCTCACACGCGGCGGCTCCCTTAGGTGAGATCGACGACGATCGCCTGGCCTACGAATCTGCCAAGGCGACGATTCACCGACAGCCACAAATGTTTGTCGCCAGTTGCCTGGTGCGGCTCGGCCGGTTGTGGTCGCCGATGCCTCACGCCGGCGATTACTCGAACCTGCTGCGCTACGCCATCGGCAGCTTTTATGTAGCCCTTTTCGCCTGCTGCCTGCTGGGAATCTGGCGACTCGGCCGACGCCTGATGTCACCGGCTTGGATGGCGATGCTGCTGTTAGCCGTTGCGCTCAGCTGCGTCCATTCGATCTACTGGAGCAACATGCGGATGCGGTCGCTGGCCACGCCGCTGATCGCCGTCGTGGCAGCAGTCGGAATCCTCGGCGATCGCCAGCGACAATCTTCCCAGACCTCGCCAATCGTTCCGCTGGAGTAATAACGACTGCCTAGCAACGCTATTCGGGAAGCTCTTGGTTTCGCGTTTCGGGCATCATCAGAATGATCACCACTCCGACCAGGAACAGCGTCGACAGTCCCAGCACTGCGTACCGCAGCTGCATATCGGGCTGCTCTTTTAACCACCCTGAAAACAACAGCACTGGAACGGCAAGCATTCGACCGCCGTTGAAGCAGAAGCTGGCACCGGTCGCTCGCAGATGCGTCGGGAACAACTCGGGAAAGTAGATCGCGTAACCGGCATGCATGCCGAGGGTCAAGAAACCGAAGACTGGCAGAATGAAAAGCATCTGGGTGTAGGACTGCGGAACAAAACAAACGACGGGTACGATCAGCAGGGCCAGCAATTGAAAGCCGACGAAGGCGGGCTTGCGGCCGAAGCGAGCGGCGATCGGGCCAAAGGCCAGCAGCCCCAGTCCGCCTCCGGAAGCCTGCACGATCCCATAAGCGAACTTCGCCATCCCGCCGACGTCTTCCGCCGCGGTCCCGGTCCGCAGCAACAGCTCTTTGACAAGATCCTGCCCGGCGACCGTAACCGACCAAAACGTCCCCAACCCGACAGCGGCAAGCATCAGGCCGCCAAAGGCGCGGCCCGACCAGCGAGGGTTCAGCAACAGATCGCGAAAACTGCCGGCGAGATGTTTATTCGATTGTTCCGCCTCTTGATCGACCTGCTGTTGCCAACGCTCCGGTTCTTTCACACTCGCCCGAACCCAGACGATCAGCAGCGCCGGCAGCACCCCCAACAGGTACGCGTTCCGCCACTGCGTTGCAACCAAGATTCCGGCCAACGCGGCCAACCAGGTTCCCAGGATGCTCGACGCATGGAAGATACTGGCCGCTTGAGCCCGTGCTTTGCTCGGAAAGACCTCAGCGACCATGCTGGCGGCCACCGCCCATTCGCCCCCAATTCCGAGCGCGACCAAAAATCGCAGCACGCCAACTTGATAGATATCGTTGGCGAAATAGGTTAGTCCAGAAAAGATCGAATAGAGCAGGATCGTGACGATCAGGATCGGCCGCCGACCGTAGCGATCGGCCAGCGAGCCAAAGACCAACCCACCGACGGTTCCTCCCAACAAGAAGATCGCGAGAAACCGATCCCCCCAACCTTTGACCGCCGCCTGGTCGCCCTGCAACAGTTCCGACAGCATATCGCCTCGGGTGATGTTGAAGATCTGGCCTTCATAGACATCGAACACCCAGCCCGCCGATGCGATGATCAAGACCAACCACTGGTAGCGCGAGATCCCGGAATACCAACGTGTGGTATCGGTCTGAGGACTGGACATAATATTTCCGGGGCTAGACGGTGGCGGCAAACGAATGCGTGTTCATTTCGGCAAGCGACGCGACCACTTTACGCGTGCCGACAAATGGCGATCGAGCGTGCATCGTGACCGTGTTGTCGAGGATGACCACATCGCCGACCTGCCATTCCAAATCGAAGGCGAGCTCTTCGGCCAACTGGGCCGCTCGGCGAACCGCATCCCCATCCAACGGGCTTCCGTCGGCATGGCGAATCGCACCCGACGGATCGTTGCTCGGATCCTTCCAACCGCAATAGGCAGCGATCATTTGATTGAAGAAGCTCTTGCGACCATTGCCGAGATCCATCACCGCGGGCAGCGGAGGGGTCGTCGCTCGCAAGCTCTCCCCTTCGAGCCACTCCCAGGAATAATTCAGCTCGCGGAGCCGCGCTTCGGCCCCCTCGCGATCGGCAACGCCCAGCGTGCTTCGCCAGCTGCGTCCCATCCCGCTATTCGCATCGTCATCGTTGGGCATCACGTTGGTATAGGTGAGTCCCTTCTGCTCGCAAGCTTGGGCGAATTCGGGGCACTCCGCCGCCAAGCGTTCCCACAACACATCGCTGCGGCAGATCGGCGTCGCACCTCCCTGGTCGGCCGCGATTTCGCAACTGAACATGATCCACTTGGGGAACAGCGGCGTTTGCGCCATCTCGTGGTGGAAGTAGATCCGCACTTCGGGTGGCGCTTCGTTGGCGGAGAAAACCCGATCGGTCCGATTGATGCGAACCGCGTTGGAGAGCGACTTCTTGTAGGGGAAGTTCTCTAACCGAAGCGACTGGATGATCGCATCGAAGCCCTCCGCATTTTCGACCGGGAAATCGCGAAGCAGCACGGCGCCGTGCTGGTTGGCAAGACCAAGGATCTCGTCGCGGTGCTCCGCAACCCAATCGGACGCCGCGGCAAGCGTCGCGTCGGGCTCCGAACAGACAAGTGCATAGGGGAAGACCGAATCGCCGTAGGTCTGTTGTTTGTCGACCGGCGCAGGAGCGATATTCATGATTGAACTCACGTGCAGAAAGAGCAGTGGCATTCACGTCCGGCTGGGATTTCGTCGCGGCAGTTGGGGGAGGGACGACGTTCACGATCGCGTGGTGAGCAATTGTGAGAAACCCTGTGGGGCGCAAACGGAAACTTTGGAGGGCGGGTGGTAGCGATCGAGCTACAAGCAATAACATAACCGAAATAGAAGGCCGCGTGGTCGTCTGTGCAAAAAACAAGCGACGCGTATTTTGGCAACTGGGCGGGCGGTTGGTCCAGCGGATCTGCTTCAGCAAACCATTTGAGAAAAGGAAATTGAGGGATGAGTGATCGACCGGTGAGATTTGGGCTGATCGGATTTGGAGCCTGGGGCCAACATCATGCAAACGCGATTACCGTCACCGACGGAGCGGAACTGGTGGCGATCGCGGCTCGCAGCGACACATCGGTCGCCGCGGCGAAAGAGAAGTATCCCGACGCCGCGGTCTACAACGACTACCGCGAACTTGTCGCGCGCGAAGATATCGACTTTGTCGACGTTGTCGTCCCCAGCCACTTGCATCACGCGGTGGCAACGGCGGTCTTGCAAGCGGGCAAGCATCTGCTGTTGGAAAAACCAATGGGCGTGTCGATGGACGAATGCGATGACATGATCCGGATCGCAAACCAGCAGAAGCGATTGTTCGCCGTCGGCCACGAACTGCGATTGTCGTCGATGTGGGGCAAAGCGAAGGAACTTATCGACGAAGGCTTTATTGGCGATCCGCTGTACGCATTGGTCGAACTGTCTCGAAACCCGTATCGCCAGGGAGCCGATGGCTGGCGATATGATATCGATCGCGTTGGCAGCTGGATCCTAGAAGAACCGATCCACTTCTTCGACCTTGCCCGCTGGTATCTGGAGCGTTCGGGGCAGCCGGAGCGAATCTATGCGACCGCTAATTCGCGGCAACCGGGGCGTCCCGAACTACAGGACAACTTCAGCGCGATCATGCACTTCAGCGGCGGCAGCTATGCCGTCGTCTCGCAAACCTTGGCCGCGTTTGAACATCACCAGACCGCCAAGATCACCGGAACCAAGGGCGCGCTGTGGGCGTCGTGGTCCGGTGCCCAGGACCGCACGCGGCACCCGACCTTCTCGCTGCGCGGATTCGATGGGAACGAGGTGGTAACGATTCCGATCGACAAGCCGACCGGCGAGCTTTTCGAACTCGAAGACCAAGTCGCCCGAGTCGTCCAGGCGCATCGCAGCGGCGTGCCGTTGCACTGCACCGCCGAAGATGGCCGCTGGTCGGTCGCGATGTGCTTGGCCGCGGAAGCCTCGGTTCGCTCGGGAAACATCGTCTCAATCGGCGACTATATAAGCTGACCGCAGGGGATTTGCTTGCATTCGAAACGGCGTCCATTGTGTCCCGGAAGTTAAAAAACTTTCTGTGGCTTCGATCGGACCTGCTGTGGAGAGCTGCGAAAACGCGGAATTCTGAGGATGCTAGCAGGTGAGTTTGATGTTGTGGCTCGCATGTTTCTATTTCTATACTCCGCCCCGATTCTCCCCGGTATCGCTGCGCACGAAGCGGCAGCGATCGAATCTATTTTTGAACAGGTAGCTTTTGAATTTGGGCACGGACGCCAGCCAAAAGCGTGTGCGAAGGCACTGCGAAAAGCGAGGTTTGAAGACTCTTCAAACTGCCGCGATGGTAGCGTGCGCGCTCGCCTGGTCCCTGTTTGCAACGGTTTGCGTCGGCGTCGAGATCGAATTGCCACCGGTCGATCCATCGGATCGGATCACAATTCGGGGCGACCAGCTGTCGCGTTGGACCGAAGGGCAATATGAAGTCCTGCACTTCCAAGGGAATTGCCAGATCGCACAAAACGGTCGCCAAGCGACCGGCGGACAGATGATGCTGTGGGTCGACCAACAGGGTCCCGATTCGGAGATCCCAACCAAGGTGATCGCTTACCTTGAAGATGGCGTCGAGGTGCAGTTCGGATTCAACATCAGCAACCAAAAGCTGCGCGATCAAAATTGGCTGGGCCGATTTTACTCTCGCTTGACGCCCGACGTCGCAGCGGAGCAAAAACGAGGCGAACCGGAGAACAAGCCGGCGATCTTGGATCGGATGCGCATTGCTCACGGCCAAGGAGATCGCTTTCCGATTCAACAGGTTCAATTCGAACTGCCCCCTGGCGGCAACACGCAGCCTGCGGCACCGCAATTCCAAACTGCGCCGCAGCTTCCACCGCAACAACCAACGACCCCACCGAATCTACCGGTACCACCGAACCTGCCTGCGCAAAACTTGCCTCCGCAAAACAACTTACCACCACCCAACCTGACAGTTCCGCCTAGCGGAGTCTCACCGCCAGGTCTGGTTCCCGATCTGCCTCCACCACCGATGATCACCGGCAACGTCGCGCCACCTCAACAGGGAGCGATGGGGGCCGGTGGGTTGAATTTTTCGATCGGCGCACAAGCTGTCGAAATCACTTCCCGCGGCAGCACCACCCCGACCCAGATCCAGACGATCAACCGTCCCAACACCG from Rosistilla carotiformis includes the following:
- a CDS encoding ribose-phosphate diphosphokinase, producing the protein MRELKIFSGRANPELSHNVCNELHLSPGAITLGKFPDGENFCKIDEDVRGRDVYLVQPTCPPVNDHLMELLIMIDSCKRASAQRITAVIPYFGYARQDRKDEGRVPITAKMVANIITRAGADRVLTMDLHAAQIQGFFDVPVDHLYAAPVLNQHFLEQNINPDDLVVVSPDEGSIKRAVGHKERLGGHLAIVDKRRSSATEVKQDTIIGSSVEGKICLMFDDMISTAGSICGAASLVHQWGAKEIHVAATHGIFSGPAIERIKASPIDSIVITDTIPLTPGKMLPNIKVRSVAIFLAEAIKRIHNDQSISAMFRNKK
- a CDS encoding Nif3-like dinuclear metal center hexameric protein, with translation MPLQIEHVCQSLAAVAPLRLAESWDNVGLLIGDRRRDCRRVMTCLTITPDVVAEATDQQVDLIVAHHPLPFKPIARLTTDSTASGMVLELAAHRIAVYSAHTAFDSARRGINQQLAEGLQLTDIAPLQTDPADTSETPDGSGRYGRVAATTLEQIMRRAADFLKLPNVRYVGDPDAAVTKVALACGSGGSFLDAARRKGCDCMLTGESNFHGCLEAQSQGIGLILVGHYASERFAMEQLADHLIQEHDELTVWASRSESDPLRQFSL
- a CDS encoding glycosyltransferase family 2 protein, yielding MTAPDKWLCALPVYNEVNFVDEVLDNVANYAANILVVDDGSNDGTDARLAQRTDVTVVRHPENRGYGAALTTAFEYAIDNGYDVVVTIDCDGQHQPVRIPDFVAAASQADIVSGSRYLKMSEDDDAPPEERMLINRKITQQLNRRLGLKLTDAFCGFKAYRVDALRKLRITDPGYAMPLQLWVEAALADLSVVELAVPRIYLDLSRSFGGSLDHAETRLAYYNRVLEDAITSACREGRKLPRRRELCPDA
- a CDS encoding ArnT family glycosyltransferase; protein product: MSDSARCCSLPLRLILPLMLLALLVRGGVMAWRYDHLQQDPDAYRLLAENLANHNVYGQVDADGQARPTAFRPPGYPWLLSWFVTDGQLGSPAAAALNLAFGLATVGLVFAIGSRLQSQATGFVAAALVAIDPILLGQSTLVMTETLATMLAALIWWQFLRNEATLQPAGTSTSTLAWSLALAVGLAAGFFCRPVFIVWAAWMLLMLFLRGRRQVGRTAITIATVGLVMLLAVGGWTWRNQSVMGKPIWATTHGGYTLLLGNNPSFYEYLAEAKVGEKWDAAFFHRRWADRFSADPREPAFWTAETIDTSHAAAPLGEIDDDRLAYESAKATIHRQPQMFVASCLVRLGRLWSPMPHAGDYSNLLRYAIGSFYVALFACCLLGIWRLGRRLMSPAWMAMLLLAVALSCVHSIYWSNMRMRSLATPLIAVVAAVGILGDRQRQSSQTSPIVPLE
- a CDS encoding MFS transporter, which translates into the protein MSSPQTDTTRWYSGISRYQWLVLIIASAGWVFDVYEGQIFNITRGDMLSELLQGDQAAVKGWGDRFLAIFLLGGTVGGLVFGSLADRYGRRPILIVTILLYSIFSGLTYFANDIYQVGVLRFLVALGIGGEWAVAASMVAEVFPSKARAQAASIFHASSILGTWLAALAGILVATQWRNAYLLGVLPALLIVWVRASVKEPERWQQQVDQEAEQSNKHLAGSFRDLLLNPRWSGRAFGGLMLAAVGLGTFWSVTVAGQDLVKELLLRTGTAAEDVGGMAKFAYGIVQASGGGLGLLAFGPIAARFGRKPAFVGFQLLALLIVPVVCFVPQSYTQMLFILPVFGFLTLGMHAGYAIYFPELFPTHLRATGASFCFNGGRMLAVPVLLFSGWLKEQPDMQLRYAVLGLSTLFLVGVVIILMMPETRNQELPE
- a CDS encoding TauD/TfdA family dioxygenase, translating into MNIAPAPVDKQQTYGDSVFPYALVCSEPDATLAAASDWVAEHRDEILGLANQHGAVLLRDFPVENAEGFDAIIQSLRLENFPYKKSLSNAVRINRTDRVFSANEAPPEVRIYFHHEMAQTPLFPKWIMFSCEIAADQGGATPICRSDVLWERLAAECPEFAQACEQKGLTYTNVMPNDDDANSGMGRSWRSTLGVADREGAEARLRELNYSWEWLEGESLRATTPPLPAVMDLGNGRKSFFNQMIAAYCGWKDPSNDPSGAIRHADGSPLDGDAVRRAAQLAEELAFDLEWQVGDVVILDNTVTMHARSPFVGTRKVVASLAEMNTHSFAATV
- a CDS encoding Gfo/Idh/MocA family protein, translating into MSDRPVRFGLIGFGAWGQHHANAITVTDGAELVAIAARSDTSVAAAKEKYPDAAVYNDYRELVAREDIDFVDVVVPSHLHHAVATAVLQAGKHLLLEKPMGVSMDECDDMIRIANQQKRLFAVGHELRLSSMWGKAKELIDEGFIGDPLYALVELSRNPYRQGADGWRYDIDRVGSWILEEPIHFFDLARWYLERSGQPERIYATANSRQPGRPELQDNFSAIMHFSGGSYAVVSQTLAAFEHHQTAKITGTKGALWASWSGAQDRTRHPTFSLRGFDGNEVVTIPIDKPTGELFELEDQVARVVQAHRSGVPLHCTAEDGRWSVAMCLAAEASVRSGNIVSIGDYIS